The window AGCCGAGATCTTCGAACGTGCCGGCGAGACCGCCACGCGCCGCCGCATCAACCTGGTCGGGCAGGAGGAGGACCAGAGCGGCCAGGCCGGGCGCGTGATCACGGTCATCTCCCCCAAGGGGGGGGCGGGCAAGACCACCGTCTCCACCAACCTCGCCGTCGGGCTGGCGCGTGCCGCTCCCGGCCAGGCCGTCATCGTGGACCTCGACATGCAGTTCGGCGACGTGGCCAGCGCGCTCTCGCTCCTGCCGGAGCACACCATCGTGGATGCCGCCCTGACCTCGGGCACCCTCGACGCGACCGCGTTGAAGGTGGTGCTGACGCCGCACTCCAGCGGCCTGTTCGCGCTCTGCGCCCCCGACTCCCCCGCCGAGGGTGAGCAGGTCACAGGGGAGGCCGCAGCCATCATCCTCCGGGCGCTGTCCGCCGTCTTCCGCTACGTGGTGGTGGACACCTCCGCCGGCCTCACCGAGCATGCCCTGTCGGCCCTCGAGGTCTCCAGCGACATCGTCCTGGTCTGCTCGATGGACGTCCCCAGCGTGCGCAGCCTGCGCAAGGCGGTCAACGCGCTCGATGCGCTGGGCATGACCGCCCAGCGCCGCCATCTGGTGCTCAACCGCGCCGACAGCCGCGTGGGCCTCGAAGCCGAGGACGTGGAAGCCACCGTCGGCATGCCGGTCGACGTGGCGATCCCCAGCAGCCGGGCGGTGCCGCTGGCGCTCAACCAGGGCACGCCCCTGCTCGCCGCCGACGCCCACCACCCCGTCTCCGAGCAGCTGGCGATCCTCATCGGGCGGTTCGCGAAGCAGCCCCAAGCCCACCGTGGCTTCCTGGACAAGCTGAGGAGCGGTCGATGACGCTGTCAGAACGCCTGAAGCGGGCCAACGGCGAGGCGCCGCCGTCACCACCCGAGACCAAGGTCCGGGCCCTGCCCGCGATCCCGCACCCGGCGTCGGACCCGCTGGCCCATGTGACGCAGCGTGCCGAGCACGCCCTGTTCGCGCGCCTCGGGGCCCGGCTCTACGACTCGTCGATCACCGAGGAGCAGCTGAAGGACTTCGTCCGCCAGGAGCTGGCGGGGGTCATCAAGGAGGAGCGGGCGCCGCTCACCGACCGCGAGCGGAGTGACCTGGTCGCGGCGATCAGCCAGAACGTCCTGGGCTACGGGCCCGCCCAACCCTTCCTTGACGACCCCGAGGTCACCGAGGTCATGGTCAACGCCGGTGAGTCCATCTACGTCGAGCGCGCCGGCAAGCTGGAGCGCACCGGCGCCCGGTTCTCCTCCGACGACCATCTGCGCCGGGTCATCGAGCGCATCGTGAGCCAGGTCGGGCGCCGCATCGACGAGTCCTCACCGATGGTCGACGCGCGGCTGCCGGACGGCTCGCGGGTCAACGCGATCATCCCGCCGCTGTCGGTCGATGGGCCGACGCTCACGATTCGCAAGTTCGCCCAGGACCCCTACCAGACCGACGACCTCATCCACTTCGGGACGATGACCCAGGAGATCGCCGACCTGCTGGCCGCGTGCGTGCAGGGCCGGATGAACATCCTGGTCACCGGTGGGACCGGCACCGGCAAGACCACCATGCTGAACGTCCTGTCCTCGTTCGTGCCCAGCGGGGAGCGCGTCGTCACCATCGAGGACTCCGTCGAGCTGCAGCTGCACCAGGACCACGTCATCCGCCTCGAGGCGCGCCCACCGAACATCGAGGGCAAGGGCCAGGTCACCATCCGCGACCTGGTGCGCAACGCGCTGCGGATGCGTCCCGACCGCATCATCGTGGGCGAGGTCCGTGGCGGTGAGACCCTGGACATGCTGCAGGCGATGAACACCGGCCACGACGGGTCCCTGTCGACGGTGCACGCCAACTCGCCGCGTGACGCGATCGCCCGGCTGGAGACCATGGTGCTGATGGGCGGGGTCGACCTGCCGGTCCGTGCCATCCGCGAGCAGATCGCCTCAGCGATCGACCTCATCGTCCACGTGACCCGGCTGCGCGACGGCACCCGCCGCATCACCCACGTCACCGAGGTGCAGGGGATGGAGGGCGAGGTCGTCACCCTGCAGGACGTGTTCATCTTCGACTACGGCCCGGGCATCGGCCCCGACGGCAGGTTCCGCGGCTCGCAGCAGCCCACGGGCATCCGCCCGCAGTTCAGCGAGCAGCTCGCCAACATCGGCATCGTGCTCCCCGCGGACATCTTCGGGGGCGCCGACGGCCCCGCGACCCTGGAGGCGCTGCGCCCGGCGCGGCGAGCCCGCACATGAGACGGACCGTGCTCCTCGGTGTGACGGCCGCGATCCTGCTCGTCCTCGGGGCCGCGTCCGCGTTCATCGCCCTCGGGGAGGCAGGCAGCGACCCGGTAGCCGGCCGCGAGCTGGAGGTCGTCCTGGTGCTCGACACCTCCGGGAGCATGGAGGGCGAAGCCATGGAGGCCGCGAAGGAGAGCGCGTCCGGTGTCCTGGAGCAGCTGCCCGCGGACACCCGCGTGGCCGTCGTCGCGTTCGACACCACGGCGCGGCTGATCAGTGCCCTGACCGCCGACCTCGACGCCCACCGCGCGGCCATCGCCCCCCTGCTCGCGGAGGGGCACACCACGCTCTACGACGGCATCGCCCTGGGCCTGCGGCAGTTCACCGAGACCGGCACGGACCGCGCGGTCGTGGTCCTGTCCGACGGCGCCGACACCAGGAGCGTCCAGACGCTGGACGCGGTCACCGCAGGCGTCGCCGGGTCCGGTGCGACCCTGCACGTCGTCGAGCTCGAGACCACCGACACGGACAGCGAGGCGCTGGCGGCGCTCGCCGCCGCCGCCGGCTCCGGGCGCCACATCACCACCGGCGACCCGCAGGGCCTCGGCGCGCTGTTCGACACGATCGCCGCGGAGCTGCGCGGATCCCCTCCCCCCACCGCCACGACCGTGTGGGACTCGAGCTGGAGCCTGGGCGCGGGTGCCGGCATGCTCTTCCTCGCGCTGCTCCTGCTGTTCATGACGGTACTGCACCCCCGTCGAGGGACCTCGTCGTTGGCCGTGCGCCCGGGGACAGGCGGGGAGCGCCAGCTACCCGGCATGACGTCGCTGGCCAACCGGACGACCCACTCCGTCGAGCGCGGCCTGAAACGGCGTGGGTGGATGCCGTCGGTCAACGGTGCCCTGGAGCGCGCGGGTATCAGCCTGCGCGCCGGGGAGTACATCACGTTGGCCGGCTCCATAGTGGTCGTGGCGTTCGCGGTCGGGCTGCTGGTGCAGGGCGCCCTGACCGCCGTGCTGCTCGCGGGTGCCGTCACGGCGAGCAGCGTCGTCGGGGTCCGGACGCTCGCGGCTCGGCGGCGCGCGCGCTTCACCGACCAGCTCGGCGTGACCCTGCAGCTCATGGCGGGCACGCTGCGGGCCGGCTACGGCCTCCTGCAGTCCATCGATGCCGTGGCGCGGGAGGCGGAGTCCCCGACCGCGGAGGAGTTCCGGCGCATCGTGGTGGAGACCCGCCTGGGCCGTGACCTCGAGGAGTCCCTGCACGCCATGGACCGCCGCGTGGGCAGCGAGGACCTCCTCTGGGTGGTCCAGGCGCTCGCCATCCACCAGGAGGTGGGCGGCGACCTCGCCCAGGTCCTCGACGCGGTCGCGGGCACCATCCGCGAGCGCAACCAGATCCGCCGGCAGGTATCGGCCTTGTCGGCCGAAGGCAAGCTGTCCGCCGTCATCCTGTTCGCCATGCCCTTCGCGCTCGCCGGGTTCCTCGTCCTCACCAACCCCAGCTACCTGGGGGAGCTCGTCACCGACCCGATCGGCTGGGCCATGCTCGCCGTCACCGGCGTCCTGCTCGGGCTCGGTGGGGTCTGGCTCCGCCGGATCGTCCGCCTCGTCTTCTAGGAGCGCCCGCCATGCCGGTCCCCATCATCCTGGCCGCCGCCGCCGTCGCGGCGTCCCTGCCGCTGCTGTGGTGGGCCGTCGCCGGCATCCGCACCCCCGGCCGTCGCCTCGTCGCCCAGAACCTCGCAGGGGGGTCGGGATCGACCGACCTGCGCCAGCTCGCGCTGCGCCGGGGAGCCGGCGAGCGGGCCGTGCGACCGGCCGTGAACGCGCTCGTCGAACGCAGCCGGTCGCTGACCCCCGCCGGCTGGATCGCCGCGCTGGAACGGCGGATCGAGCTGGCCGGCCGGCCGCCCGCGTGGCCCCTGCAGCGGGTCCTGGCCGCGAAGCTCCTGCTCGGTGCCGTCGGCGCCGGGATCGGGTTCCTGCTGTTCAGCGCCGACCCCTCCGGACGCAAGCTGCTGCTCGCGGCGGGCATCACCGTCCTCGGGTACGCCGCACCCGACCTGATCCTGCACAGCCGGGGCGCGGCACGTCAGGACGCGATCGCGCTCGCGCTGCCCGACACCCTCGACCAGATGACGATCTGCGTGGAGGCCGGCCTCGGCTTCGAGGCGGCCATGGCCCGAGCGGGCCGCACCGGCGAGGGGCCCTTGGCCCAGGAGCTCGTCCGCACGCTGCAGGAGATGCAGATGGGCATCCAGCGCACCGTCGCGCTGCGCAGCCTGGCGGACCGCACCAAGGTGGCGGACCTGCGCCACTTCACGTCGGCGGTCATCCAGGCGGAGTCCTACGGGGTGGCCGTCGCCAAGGTCCTCCGCGTCCAGGCGGCGGAGCTGCGTGTCAAACGCCGCCAGCGCGCGGAGGAGCGCGCGATGAAGATGCCCGTGAAGATCATCTTCCCGGTGATCCTGTGCATCCTGCCAGCCCTGTTCACGGTCGTCATGGGCCCGGGCGCGATCCGCATCGTGCGGACCATGATCGTCGGCGGGGGGTTCTGACGATGACGGCCCCGCGCACCTTCGCCACGGTCCTCGACCAGCTGGCCACGGACAGCCCGAACGGAGCTGCGTCGCGCACGACGCCGTTCCCGACGGGATTGTGGCCGCTCGACGCGATCCTCGAAGGAGGCTTGCGAGCCCACGACCTGGTGCTGCTGGGTGGCGTCCCCGGCGTCGGCAAGACCGTGGCGGCACTGCAGATGGCTCGTCAGATGGCGTCCACCGGCAGCACCGCGATCTACGCCTGCTTCGAGCACGACGAGTCGGAGCTGCTCGTCC is drawn from Egibacteraceae bacterium and contains these coding sequences:
- a CDS encoding AAA family ATPase; the protein is MSIRIVLATDDRGFEQRLRASYPGGLNGDLRTLSHEHLGTTPAQAVAAIAGSPSGAPEVVALGPGMPIDAALDLARQLDLEHPETSIVLVAKPTPKLWGQAMRAGVRDILDPTATGPAIAEIFERAGETATRRRINLVGQEEDQSGQAGRVITVISPKGGAGKTTVSTNLAVGLARAAPGQAVIVDLDMQFGDVASALSLLPEHTIVDAALTSGTLDATALKVVLTPHSSGLFALCAPDSPAEGEQVTGEAAAIILRALSAVFRYVVVDTSAGLTEHALSALEVSSDIVLVCSMDVPSVRSLRKAVNALDALGMTAQRRHLVLNRADSRVGLEAEDVEATVGMPVDVAIPSSRAVPLALNQGTPLLAADAHHPVSEQLAILIGRFAKQPQAHRGFLDKLRSGR
- a CDS encoding type II secretion system F family protein, with amino-acid sequence MPVPIILAAAAVAASLPLLWWAVAGIRTPGRRLVAQNLAGGSGSTDLRQLALRRGAGERAVRPAVNALVERSRSLTPAGWIAALERRIELAGRPPAWPLQRVLAAKLLLGAVGAGIGFLLFSADPSGRKLLLAAGITVLGYAAPDLILHSRGAARQDAIALALPDTLDQMTICVEAGLGFEAAMARAGRTGEGPLAQELVRTLQEMQMGIQRTVALRSLADRTKVADLRHFTSAVIQAESYGVAVAKVLRVQAAELRVKRRQRAEERAMKMPVKIIFPVILCILPALFTVVMGPGAIRIVRTMIVGGGF
- a CDS encoding CpaF family protein, which translates into the protein MTLSERLKRANGEAPPSPPETKVRALPAIPHPASDPLAHVTQRAEHALFARLGARLYDSSITEEQLKDFVRQELAGVIKEERAPLTDRERSDLVAAISQNVLGYGPAQPFLDDPEVTEVMVNAGESIYVERAGKLERTGARFSSDDHLRRVIERIVSQVGRRIDESSPMVDARLPDGSRVNAIIPPLSVDGPTLTIRKFAQDPYQTDDLIHFGTMTQEIADLLAACVQGRMNILVTGGTGTGKTTMLNVLSSFVPSGERVVTIEDSVELQLHQDHVIRLEARPPNIEGKGQVTIRDLVRNALRMRPDRIIVGEVRGGETLDMLQAMNTGHDGSLSTVHANSPRDAIARLETMVLMGGVDLPVRAIREQIASAIDLIVHVTRLRDGTRRITHVTEVQGMEGEVVTLQDVFIFDYGPGIGPDGRFRGSQQPTGIRPQFSEQLANIGIVLPADIFGGADGPATLEALRPARRART
- a CDS encoding type II secretion system F family protein; this encodes MRRTVLLGVTAAILLVLGAASAFIALGEAGSDPVAGRELEVVLVLDTSGSMEGEAMEAAKESASGVLEQLPADTRVAVVAFDTTARLISALTADLDAHRAAIAPLLAEGHTTLYDGIALGLRQFTETGTDRAVVVLSDGADTRSVQTLDAVTAGVAGSGATLHVVELETTDTDSEALAALAAAAGSGRHITTGDPQGLGALFDTIAAELRGSPPPTATTVWDSSWSLGAGAGMLFLALLLLFMTVLHPRRGTSSLAVRPGTGGERQLPGMTSLANRTTHSVERGLKRRGWMPSVNGALERAGISLRAGEYITLAGSIVVVAFAVGLLVQGALTAVLLAGAVTASSVVGVRTLAARRRARFTDQLGVTLQLMAGTLRAGYGLLQSIDAVAREAESPTAEEFRRIVVETRLGRDLEESLHAMDRRVGSEDLLWVVQALAIHQEVGGDLAQVLDAVAGTIRERNQIRRQVSALSAEGKLSAVILFAMPFALAGFLVLTNPSYLGELVTDPIGWAMLAVTGVLLGLGGVWLRRIVRLVF